The sequence CATTTCACCGGCATCACCCCGGCCCTGGGGCCCAACGTGGTGGAGATCTGCAAGGACGCCTGTCAGGCGGCCAAGGCCCACGGCGTGAAGATCTCCTGCGACCTGAACTACCGGGGCAAGCTGTGGACCCGGGCCGAGGCCCGGGCCGCCATGACCGAGCTGTGCCGGTACGTGGACGTGTGCATCTCCAACGAGGAGGACGCTAAGGACGTATTCGGCATCGAGGCCGAGGACACCGACATCACCGGCGGCAAGCTGAACAAGGAGGGCTACAAGTCCGTGGCCAAGCAGCTCATGGACCAGTTCGGTTTTGAGAAGGTTGCCATCACCCTGCGCACCTCCATCTCCGCCAGCGACAACGACTGGGCGGGAATGCTGTACGACGGGAAGGACTTCTGCTTCTCCAAGGAGTATCATCTGCGCATCGTGGACCGGGTGGGCGGCGGCGACAGCTTTGGCGGCGGCCTCATCTATGCCCTGCTGAACGGCAAGTCCACCCAGGACGCCATTGAGTTTGCCGTGGCGGCCTCCGCACTCAAGCACTCCATCGAGGGCGACTTCAACCGGGTCACAGTGGCCGAGGTAGAGAAGCTCTCCGGCGGCGACGGCTCCGGCCGCGTCCAGCGGTAACAGCAGTCAACTTTGCCCTATCTTTGTCTCAGGGAGGTTTCGGATGGTCCATTCCAACCCTTTGTTGCGGGGCGAAAGCCCTCAGAAGTTTATCACCATCGGGGAGATCATGCTGCGTCTGACCCCGCCCAACTATGACAAGATCCGGGTGGCCACCAGCTTTGAGGCCAGCTATGGCGGAAGCGAGGCCAACATCGCCCTGGCTCTGGCCAATCTGGGTATCGACAGCACCTTCTTCAGCGTGGTGCCCAACAACAGTCTGGGCAAAAGCGCAGTGCGGATGCTGCGCAGCAATGACGTTCACTGCACGCCCATGATTCTCAGCTCGCCCCAGGACACCCCCACCCACCGGCTGGGAACCTACTATCTGGAGACCGGCTATGGCATCCGCCCCAGTAAGGTGACGTATGACCGCAAGCACAGCGCCATCACCGAGTATGACTTTTCCCGGGTGGACCTGGACGCTCTGCTGGAGGGTTTTGACTGGCTCCACATGAGCGGTATCACCCCCGCCCTGTCCCCAAGCTGCCGGACCCTTACCCTTGACTGCCTCCGGGCGGCCAGGGCAAAGGGTATGACCATCAGCTTCGACGGCAACTTCCGCAGCGCCCTGTGGAGCTGGGAGGAAGCACGGGACTTTTGTACCCAGTGCCTGCCCTATGTGGATGTCCTGCTCGGTATCGAGCCCTACCACCTCTGGCGGGATGCGGATGACCCCGGCAAGGGCGACTGGAAGGACGGTCTCCCCCTGCAGCCCAGCTATGAGCAGCAGGACGAGATCTTTCAGGTCTTTCTGGAGCGCTACCCCAACCTCCAGTGCATCGCCCGTCATGTTCGGTATGTCCATTCCGGCAGTGAAAACAGCCTGATGGCTTACATGTGGTACCAGGGTCATACCTTTGCAAGCAAGCTGTTTACCTTTCATATCCTAGACCGGGTCGGGGGCGGCGACGCTTTCGCCAGCGGTCTGATCTATGCCATGATGTGCGGTTATCGCCCCATGGACATCGTCAATTTTGCCGTAGCCAGCAGCGTCATCAAGCACACGATTCACGGGGACGGAAACATTACCGATGACGTAGAGAGCATCCGCAACCTGATGAACATGAATTGCGACATCAAGCGGTAAGCCCCGACACAAAATCAACGAAAAGGAGCCTGTGGATGAAAGCGTTTATGGACAAGGACTTCCTTCTGGAAACCGATACCGCCAAGCACCTATTCCACCACTATGCGGAACAGATGCCCCTGGTGGACTACCACTGTCACATTTCTCCGAGGGAGATCTACGAGAACCGCCGTTTCAACGATCTTGTAGAGGTCTGGCTTGGGGGGAAGCAGCCCGATGGCAGCTATTTTGGCGACCACTACAAGTGGCGGGTCATGCGTTCCAACGGGGTGAGCGAGGACTATGTTACCGGTGACAAGCCCCCGGTGGAGCGGCTGAAGAAGTTTGCCGAGGCTCTGGAGCTGGCCATCGGCAACCCCATGTACCACTGGTGTAACCTGGAACTGCGCAAGTTTTTTGGCTATGAGGGCTACCTGTCGCCCGAAACCGTGGACGAGGTATGGGCCGTCACCTCCGATCAACTGCAAAACGACCCCAGGCTCACCGTACGGGGGCTGATTGAGCAGTCCAACGTGGCCTTTATCGGCACCACGGACGACCCCGTGGACCCATTGGAGTGGCATGAGAAGATCGCCGCCGACCCCACGATCCGCTTTCAGGTCTGTCCCTCCTACCGCCCGGACAAAGCCATCAACATTACCAAGCCGGGCTTTGCAGATTACATGGCCAAGCTGGCCCAGAGCGTAGGCAGAAAAAGCCTGGACAGCGTTGCGGACGTCTGTGACGCCTTGGTGGAGCGGCTGGAGTTCTTTAAAACGCTGGGCTGCCGGGCCAGCGACCACGGCTTGGACTATGTTCCCTTCCGTCCCGCCACCATGGCCGAGGCCGACGCGGCCTATCGGAAGGCCATGGCGGGAGAGCCCTTGAGCCTGGCGGAGGCCGAGGGCTACCAGACCGTCATCCTCCTCTGCCTGGGCCGGGCCTACCATCGGTTGGGCATTGTCATGCAGCTCCACTACTCCTGTCTGCGCAATGCCAACCGGCGGATGTTTACCGCTCTGGGGCCCGACACCGGCTTTGACATGATTGCCCAGAACACCTGTGGCGGCAATATCGCCTCCCTGCTGTCCGCGCTGGACATGGACGGCCAGTGTCCCAAGACCATTCTCTATTCCCTCAATCCCGCTGACAATGAGCAATTGGACTCCATGCTGGGATGCTTCCAGTCCGATGAGATCCCCGGTAAGATTCAGCATGGCTCCGCCTGGTGGTTCAATGATACCAAGTCCGGTATGGAGGAACAGATGGCTTCCCTGGCCAATCTGGGGCTGCTGGGCAATTTTGTGGGAATGCTCACCGATTCCCGTTCCTTCCTCTCCTATGCCCGGCACGACTACTTCCGCCGCATCCTGTGCAACCTCATCGGCCGCTGGGTGGAGAATGGGGAGTACCCCAACGATGAAAAGGCCCTGAAGAAAATCGTGGAAGGCGTATGCTATACCAATGCCGCCCGGTATTTTGATCTGTAAGGAGTGGTCCGTTTCGTGACTCAGACATCGGAGACTCAGCGGGAGGGCCGGTTGCTTCGCAATGTGCTCTTTACCTTTTTTGTCAGCGGTGCGGCCTCTCAGCCCCTGGGCTCCTTCATCCCCTTCCTGAGGGACACTTATGGCTTCAGCTACGACCTGTCCGGCGTACTGCTGTCCTGCCAGTCCATTGGGAACCTGCTGGCTGTGCTGGCCGCAGGCTTCCTGCCCGTCTACCTGGGCCGCAGGCGGAGCATTCTGACCACTGCGGTATGGATGGCGGCCGGCTATCTGATTTTTGCCAGCGGCATGGGGACCCCCGTCCTGCTGATCCTGGCCTGCCTCATGACCGGTATCGCCCGCGGCGGCAACTCCAACTTCGCCAACACCATGATCTCCACCCTGCCCGGAGATAAGGCCACCCGCGGCTATAATCTGCTGCACGGCTGCTTTGCCGTGGGGGCCCTGCTCTCTCCTCTGCTGCTTATCTTCTGCGCCGGGCGGTGGCCGGGTCTGGGCTGGCGGATCATGGCCGGCCTGTTGTGTCTGCTGTGCATCAGTCAGCTTGTCGTCTACGCCAGAATGCCCCTTCCGCCGGAGTATGCCAAAAAGAGCATCACGTCGGTGGATCTCCGGTTTTTTAAAGTCAAGCAGTTCTGGCTGGGCGCCGCCATGCTTTTTTTCTACATCTCCACCGAATACGCCATCGTGGGCTGGCTCGTCACCTACTTTCAGGACATCGGAGTTCTGGACCCCAACCAATCCCAGATGATGAACAGTCTTCTCTGGCTGGTCATTTTTCTCGGGCGAATGGTGGGGGCCGTCATTACGGGAAAACTCTCCCGGAGCAAGCTGCTGCTGCTGGACGGGGTGGGCCTTTTTTCCTTCTTTCTTGTTATGTTCTTCAGCCGGACCCCAGCCCCGATCATCCTGGGACTGGTGGGCGTCGGCTTCTTCATGGCCACTATTTACCCCACTGCGTTTGCCTTTGGCAGCGACTGCATCCGGGGCAACGACCTGGGCTGCAGTGTCATGATCTTTACCGGCAGCGCCGGCGGCATCCTCACCCCGGCCATGGTGGGTTTTGTAGCCGAGTGGGCGGGCATCCGGGCGGGGATGGGCCTGATTGTGGTATTTGCGGCCCTGCTGCTGTTTTCCATCCTCCTCAGCGTGTTCAGCGTACGCACAGCCCAGGCTCTACCCGAAAAAGGAGAATGATGCGAATGGAAACACTCTCTTACAAGACTCTGGAAGCACAGGGCTATAGCGGATATCTGCTCAGAGACGCCCCGGAAAAGGTCCTCCAGTTCGGCGAGGGCAACTTCCTGCGGGCTTTCGTGGACTACTGGTTTGACGTCTCCAATGAAAAGGCGGGCTGGAACGGCAAATGCGTCCTGGTCCAGCCCATCCCCCAGGGCCTGGCCAGCCCCATCAACCGCCAGGAAGGGCTCTACACGCTCTATCTCAGGGGCCGCCATAATGGAAAAAAGGTGGATCGGAAGCGGGTCATCTCCTCCGTCAGCCGCTGCCTTAACCCCTATGAGGCGGAGGACTACGCCGCCATGATGGCCCTGGCCGTCTCCGACGACCTGGAATACGTGGTTTCCAATACGCCCGAGGCGGGCATCGTCTACGCCCCCGCCTGCAAACCGGATGACGCGCCCCCCGCCTCCTTCCCCGCCAAGCTGACTCAGGTCCTCTACGCCCGCTGGAAGGCCGGCAGGCCGGGCTTAGTCATTCTCTCCTGCGAGCTGATCGACAACAACGGCAGGGAATTACTCCGATGCGTGAACCGGTATATCGACCAGTGGGCCCTGGAACCCGAATTCCGCACCTGGGTTATGGGGGAGTGCACCTTCTGCTCCACCCTGGTGGACCGCATCGTCCCCGGTCGGGTGAAGGACCCGATAGAGGCCGCCGCCATGGAAGCCGCCAACGGCTATCGGGATGATCTCATCGACGTGGGGGAAATCTTCGGCGTGTGGAACATCGAAGGTCCGGCATGGCTGGAGGAGAAGCTGCCCTTTAAGCGGGCGGGCCTCAACTGCCCGGTAGTCCCCGACGTGACCCCCTATAAAAAGCGCAAGGTACGCATTCTCAACGGCGCCCACACCGGCTTCGTGCTGGGGGCCTATCTGGCCGGCTTCGACATCGTGCGGGACTGCATGGGGGACGACACCGTCCGGGGCTTCATGAACCGGATGCTCCATGAGGAGGTTATTCCCACCCTTCCCCTGGATAGACAGGATCTGGAGGCGTTTGCCTCCGCTGTCCAGGACCGGTTCAACAACCCCTTCGTGGATCACGAGCTCATGAGCATCTCTCTCAACTCCACCTCCAAGTGGCGGGCCCGGAACCTGCCCAGCCTGCTGGAATATGTGGAGCAGACGGGAGCGCTGCCCGCCTGCCTCGCTATGAGCTTTGCCGCCTATGTGGCCTTTTACTCCAACGATGTCCAGAGGCTCACCGATGCCGGGCTGGTGTGCCGGCGGCCCAAGGGCGACGAGTATACCTGTTCCGACGACCGCTGGGTCCTGGAGTTCTACTGGGCTCACAGGGGCGACCGCCCGGAGGATCTGATCCACGCCGTTATGACCAATGAACGGATGTGGGGCCAGAATCTGACCGCCGTCCCTGGCTTTGAAGCTGCGGCCGTGGCCGATCTGAAGCTGATCCGGGAACAGGGCGCTCTGGCGGCCTATGCCGCCTGTCTGTAAGGAGGCGCACCATGAACCTGATCCGCATTCATCCTCTGGATAACGTGGCGGTGGCCCTGGAGGACATTCCCGCAGGGGAGACCGTCACCGCCGGAGGTAGTACCGTCACCGCCCGCCAGGCCATTCCGCGGGGCCACAAGCTCGCCCTGGCAGCCGTTCCCGCGGGGGCCCGGATCATCAAATACGGCTGCACCATCGGTCTGGCCAAGGCGGACATCGCCCCCGGGGACTGGGTCCACGTCCACAACGTGCGCACCGGCCTCAGCGAGGACGGCGTGTACGCCTACCATCCCCGGGTCGGCGCCCTGCCCCCCGTCCCTCCCCGGACTTTCCAGGGCTACCGCCGCCCCGACGGCAGGGCCGCCATCCGCAATGAGCTGTGGGTCCTCCCCACTGTGGGCTGCGTCAACGCCATCGCCCAGGCCCTGGTACGGGAAAACCAGCATCTGACAGGCGGCACGGTGGAAGGTCTTTATGCCTTTCCGCACCCCTTCGGGTGCAGCCAGATGGGGGAGGACCATGCCCAGACCCGGAAGCTGCTGGCCGCCCTGGCCCGCCACCCCAATGCGGGGGGCGTGCTGGTGCTGGGGCTGGGGTGCGAAAATCTGACGATGGAGCAATTTCAGGCCGAGCTGGGGCCCCATGACAAAAACCGCGTCCGTTTTCTGGTCTGTCAGGACGTGGAGGATGAGCTGGCCGCCGGTGCCGCCCTGCTCAAGGAACTGGCCGATTATGCCGGGACCTTCCGCCGGGAGCCGATTTCTGCCTCTGAGCTGGTGGTTGGTCTGAAATGCGGCGGCTCCGACGGTCTCAGCGGCATCACCGCCAACCCCGCAGTGGGTCGGTTTTCCGACCGGCTCATCGCCTTGGGCGGCTCTACTGTCCTCACCGAGGTACCTGAGATGTTCGGTGCGGAATCCATCCTCTTCGACCGCTGCAAGGATGAGGCCGTTTTTGACAAGGCCGTCCAAATGGTGGAGGCGTTTAAGCGCTACTTTATCCGCCACGGCCAGGTAGTCTATGAAAATCCCAGCCCCGGCAACAAGGCTGGGGGCATCACCACGCTGGAGGACAAGTCCTGCGGCTGTGTGCAAAAGGGTGGAAGCGCCCGGATCGTGGATGTGCTGGGTTACGGCGAGGCCGTGACCCGGCGGGGCCTGAACCTTCTCAGCGGACCGGGCAACGATCTGGTATCCACCACCGCCCTCACCGCGGCCGGTGCCCACCTCATTCTCTTTACCACCGGCCGCGGCACCCCCTTTGGGGCTCCGGCTCCAACGGTAAAAATCTCCAGTAATACCGCCCTTTTTCAGAAAAAGGGGAGCTGGATCGACTTTAACGCCGGTACGGTGGCGGAAGGCGAGACCCTGGATGCCGTGGGAGACCGCCTGTTGGATCTGGTGCTTGAGGCGGCCAGCGGCAGTCCTACGAAAACCGAACTCCACGGGGCCCGCGAGATTGCCATCTTTAAGGACGGCGTGGTGCTGTAAGAAAGGAAGCAGGTTTTATGAAAGACCCTCATTGCGGCTACTGCGCAGGCGGAGAGACCCTGGCCGCCTTCGGCATTCCCATCTGTGAGCTGAGCGTCAGCACGCTCATCCTCTTTCAGGAACAGAGCCACCCCGGCCGCTGTATCCTGGCCTATAAGGATCATATCAGTGAGTTGGTGGACCTGACCGACGCGGAGCGGAACGCCTTCTTCACGGACGTAGCCAGAGCAGCCAGGGCGATCCACGCCGTCTTTCACCCGGACAAGGTAAACTACGGCGCTTACGGAGATACCGGAAGGCACCTTCACTTTCACTTGGTCCCCAAGTATCAGGGCGGCTACGAGTGGGGAGACGTCTTTGGGATGAATCCCGGCCGAACGTTTCTCTCCCAGGAGGAGTATACGCGCATGATCGAGCAGATCAAGCTCCATCTGTAAAAGGAGAATATCTATATGGATATCCGTTATTCCGCCAATCCGCGGGACTTCAAGCGCTATACCACGGAGGAGATCCGAAAGGAGTTCCTTATCGAAGATCTTTACCGGCCTGACCAGGTGACGGCGGTCTACTCCCATATTGACCGAATGGTCACCCTGGGCTGCATGCCGGTAACCAAAAGCATACCCATCGATCAGGGCATTGATGTGTGGGCCAATTTTGGCACTCATTTCTTTCTGGAGCGCCGGGAGGTCGGCCTGTTCAATATCGGCGGGCCAGGTCAGGTAACCGTAGACGGCACAGTCTATCCCATGGGCTATAAGGACTGCCTGTATATTACCCGCGGGAGTCGTGAGGTGTTGTTTTCCAGCGACAGCCCTACCGCCCCCGCCAAATTCTACATGGTCTCCGCCCCGGCCCACTGCTCCTATGAGACCCGGATCATCCGGCTTTCCGACGCCGCCAGAAAGCCCCTGGGCGCTTTGGAAACCTCCAATAAGCGGGTCATCCACCAGTTTATCCACCCCGACGTACTCCCGACCTGCCAGCTATCCATGGGCATGACCGTACTGGAGCCGGGCAGCGTGTGGAACACAATGCCTGCCCACACACACGAACGGCGCATGGAGGTATATACCTACTTCGAGATCCCTGCGGGCAATGTGGTTTTCCATATGATGGGTGAGGGGCAGGAGACCCGCCACATTGTCCTGCAGAACGAGCAGGCCGTGATCTCCCCCTCCTGGTCCATTCATGCCGGAGCCGGCACCGGAAGCTATTCCTTTATCTGGGCAATGGGCGGTGAAAATCAGGCCTTTGACGACATGGATGTGATTCCTGTCACCGCGCTGAGGTGACGGTCATGGATATGTTGGGTCAATTTTCCCTAAAGGGAAAAGTTGCTCTGGTCACCGGGGCCAGCCATGGGATCGGCTTTTCCATGGCCGTCGCTCTGGCCGGCGCGGGCGCCGAAATTGCCTTTAACGGCCACAGTCCGGACCGGCTGAAGGCCGCTGAGGCCGAGTACGCCGCGCGGGGAATCCATGCGCGGGGCTATCTTTGCGACGTCACTGACGAGACCGCCGTCCAGAACATGGTAGCCCGGATCTCTGCCGACTTGGGGCCGGTGGACATTCTGGTCAACAATGCGGGGATGATCCAGCGTACTCCCCTGTTGGATATGTCCGCCCAGGATTTTCGCCGCGTAGTAGACGTCGATCTGACCGCTCCGTTTATTGTGGCCAAAGCCTGTATCCCGGGCATGATCGCAAAGGGACATGGCAAAATCATCAACATCTGCTCCATGATGAGCGAGCTTGGCCGGGAGACGGTCTCTGCCTACGCCGCCGCCAAGGGCGGGCTAAAAATGCTCACCCGAAACATCTGCGCCGAGTTTGGTGGAGCCAACATCCAGTGCAACGGTATCGGCCCCGGCTATATTGCCACTTCCCAAACAGCCCCCCTGCGTGAGCCACAGCCAGACGGCAGCCGTCACCCCTTCGACCAGTTTATCTGCTCCAAAACCCCGGCGGGGCGGTGGGGCAGGCCGGAAGATCTGGCTGGTCCCGCCGTCTTTCTTGCCTCTGATGCCTCCAATTTTGTCAACGGCCACATCCTGTATGTGGACGGCGGCATCTTAGCCTATATTGGCAAGCAGCCCTGATCCGCTGGCTGCTTCCATTGACGTATACGCCTTCAAATACCGAAAAGGGAGTCCCCCGGTCTTGTAGCCGGGGGACTCCCTCTCGTTTTCGGGGCAAAGAGCACGTTTTTCTCCCCATGGAGTCACAGCGCTCTTCAGGGTATGCGCCGCTTACTGGCGCAGGATCAGGGCGGCGTTAAACTCCGCGCCATCGTAGGCTCCGTTCACCTGAAGGTAATCCCCCACCTCCAGCTTCCGCAGGGTCAGGGTTCCGCCGTCCCACTCCAGGAACTTGGTGTCGTCGTCCACATGGACGGTGATGAGCTCCTCGTTGCCGGCGCTGTCCAGGCTGCGCAGATAGATGTACTGATTGCCACGCTCCGTGCTGACATAGACCACGGTGCCGTTGAGCTGGCTGCCGGAGGTGACGGCCTGCTGGACCTCGATGGCGGCGACCTGGTCGCCGTTGACCACCAGGCCGATCTTGTAGCCCGGCTTCAGGGCGGACAGTGCGATGGTCTTGCCGCTCTGGGTAATGGAGGTGGCCGAGGTAACCGTATAGGACGCTTCCTCCCCATCGGAGAGGGTCACCTCCAGAGTGCTGCCGCCCACCTCCTGAATGATGCGGTTGATGGTACCGGTCATATTGGCGCTCTGGGGGGTGGCCTCGATGCGGGTAACCACGTGGTAACGGACGGTGACCTCCACCTCGTCACCCAGCCGCAGCTTGTCAATGGCGCTCTTCTCCTCGTTGCGGTAGATGGCGGGGGGATCGGACAGGTCGATGGCAAAGCTCACTACGGTGTCGTCACTCTCGGTGACCTCCAGGGTGACGGTGGAGCCGCTGGAGGTGAACACCCGGTTGGTAAGAACGCCCTCGGTCACCGCCGAGCCGGGGTAGCAGTCCAGCCGCACCAGCTTCTCTCCAGAGAAGCGGGCGGTGGCGAACCACTCCTTCTCCAGCTCTTTGAGCTTGATGGCCGAGCCGTTATAGGTGAATACGCAGCTATCGGCCACGTCATAGCTGGTGGATTTACCGGTGGCCGGGTCGGTGAGGGTAACGGTGTTGGTGCTGCTGGCCCAGGTAAAGGCCTTGATACCGCCCTGCACATATTTCGTGACGGAATCCACCGAGACGGACAGGGCGGAGCCATCCTCGTTGGATACCCGCAGAGAGACGTAGCACCCCTCGTAACCGGAGGACAGGGTCCCCTCCAGGCCGTTGACGGTGACGGCGGAGCCGCCGGGCACGGCATACTGGTGGGTGACGCCGTCAAACCCGCTGACCCGCAGGGTACAGCCGCTGCCGGACTTCTCCACGCTGGAGAGAATGCCCGTCTCCTCCCGGGTGCCGCCGGTGAGGCGGACAGCCACCAGACGGCCCTGGTCGTCGGTCATGCAGACGGCGGTGGCGTAGCCCGCGTCGGGGTCCACCACCGAGCGGTCCCCGATGGTCTTGGAGCCCACCTGCACCTGGGTGAAGCGGTTCATGGTGACCACCCGACCGGCACCGCCCACCGTCAGGGCAATACTGTTGTCCTCGATGCCGTTGACCGAGCCGGTGAACTCCTTCAGGGCGGCGCTGAGGTAGACGTCCTCCGCCACGCCCTTGCTGGTCAGGGAGATGCGGACGTGCTTGCCCGCCTTGAGGCTGCTGCTGGTGGTCTCCATATTGTTCTCATAGATGACGGCGTCGGCGGGCAGGGAGATGCTGCTGGTGGCGCCGGTCAGATCGCCGGTGAGGGTCAGGACCACCACGCCGCTGTCCCCCTTGGTGACGGCGGCAATGGTGCCCTGGATAAAGTCATAGTCGTCGTACTCGCTCAGGTCGGTGATGGTGCCCCGCTCCTCCATGAACGTCAGGGCGCGGGAGAGCATGGTGGCCATGATGGCCCGAGTGACCTCGCCCTTGGGGCCATAGGCGTTGTTGGTGTCGCCCTGGACGATGCCGTAGACGTTGAGCAGATAAACATAGGGCTTGGCCGACTCGCGGATGGAGGCGGTGTCGCGGAAGGTCATGGAATAGGAGTCCAGTCCCTCGGCCATGGGACCGAGCTGCATGGCTCGCACCAGGTAGACCGACAGGTCCTCCTTCTCGATGGGCTTGGAGAGACTCCCGTTCTGCACCAGACCCTTGAGCTCGGTGTAGGAGAGGATGCCGGTCTCCAGGCAGATGGCGAACTCCCGGTAGAACCAGGACTGGGCCCCGTTCAGCAGGCCGTCTACATCCTTCTTGCGGTCGGAGGCAATCCGGTCGGCGATCCCCTGTTTGACGGGTACGGCCCGGGCGCAGAGGGCCAGGGCCTCCGCCGTAGTCAGCTTGTTTTCCGGCTTGAAGGTGCCGTCCTCATAGCCCTTGAACATGCCCGCGTCGGTCATTTCCTCGATGTAGCTCTTGGCCCAATGGCTGGCAATGTCCGGGAAAGTGGCCGCCGAAGCCGGAAGCGCCGTCATGGTCAGCGTCAGGGCGAAGGCCAGCAGGCAAGTGAGCAGTCGTTTGGATTTCATATCGCACCTCCATGCAGTTGTCGCGCGCAGGGTAACATAACCATACTACTTTTAAAATTATAACGTTCTCCCGGCAAAAAAGCAACCGGCAGTTGTCGGAATCGTCAAAAACCTGGACAAGCGAGGCCCCGGACCCTCCGGCGCGGTTGGCGGGCAGTCTCCAAACGGAGACTGCCTGTTTTAAAGGCCCGGCTACAGAAAATCATCCGCGTAAAACGCGAACAAAGAATGTTTTCTTTTACTTAAAAGTGAAATAATGGTTTTTAAGATTTTTATTTTTTTGCAATTTTGCCTTCTCTCTGGCCGTTTATCGCGTCTCCATTTGGATACATTCAGTGCCATGCGGAGACGATTTTGCCCAGCCGCTTCTACTTTTTTGAGGCCCCCCTACAAAAAGTCCAGCGTTTTTTTGCGCTAGGCGTCCAAGGGATTCCGGATCTGGTCGCACCAATTGGCACAGACTTTGCTAGAATTTTGGGACAAGAGACAACGCTCACGCGGCCGGCCGGCGCGGGGAGCTGCGGATCTGGCAAATTGGTTTGGATTGGAATTTTTGCAAGGAGGCTGTCAACCATGAGCGAAGCAATCAAGAAGCTGGCGGAAAGCCTGGAAAATACAAAGGTGGAGCAGGACGGGGCCATCGTCGTGATCACCATGAACCGTCCCAAAGCGCTCAACGCGCTCAACGACCAGACTCTAGGCGAGCTGGACCGGATCTTTAGCTGCATCGAGACCGAGGCGGAGGTGCTGGGCGTCATCATCACCGGCGAGGGCAAGGGCTTTGTGGCCGGCGCCGACATCAGCCAGATGAACGGCTACGGCGCCGAAGAAGGCCGCAACTACGCCAACCGCGCCCAGACCCTGTTCAATAAGATCGAGGGGCTGGAAAAGCCCGTGATCGCGGCGGTCAACGGCTATGCGCTGGGCGGCGGCTGCGAGCTGAGCATGAGCTGCGATATCCGTATCGCCTCCGAGAAGGCTGTGTTCGGCCAGCCCGAGGTCAACCTGGGTCTGGTCCCCTGCTTCGGCGGCACCCAGCGTCTCAGCCGCCTGGTGGGCACTGGCATCGCCAAGGAGATGATCTTCACCGCCCGCCAGATCAAGGCCGACGAGGCCAAGGCCATCGGCCTGGTCAACAAGGTCGTGGCGCCCGAGGCCCTGCTGGACGAGGCCAAGGCCATGATGGGCGT is a genomic window of Intestinimonas massiliensis (ex Afouda et al. 2020) containing:
- a CDS encoding sugar kinase, whose protein sequence is MSRVITFGEIMLRLAPNGYYRFFQNDQMQATFGGGEANVAVSLANYGLDSAYVTKLPAHAIGQAAVDSLRYFGVDTSRIVRGGDRVGIYYLEKGASQRGSVCIYDRAHSAIQEAQPDDFDWDQILDGADWFHFTGITPALGPNVVEICKDACQAAKAHGVKISCDLNYRGKLWTRAEARAAMTELCRYVDVCISNEEDAKDVFGIEAEDTDITGGKLNKEGYKSVAKQLMDQFGFEKVAITLRTSISASDNDWAGMLYDGKDFCFSKEYHLRIVDRVGGGDSFGGGLIYALLNGKSTQDAIEFAVAASALKHSIEGDFNRVTVAEVEKLSGGDGSGRVQR
- a CDS encoding sugar kinase produces the protein MVHSNPLLRGESPQKFITIGEIMLRLTPPNYDKIRVATSFEASYGGSEANIALALANLGIDSTFFSVVPNNSLGKSAVRMLRSNDVHCTPMILSSPQDTPTHRLGTYYLETGYGIRPSKVTYDRKHSAITEYDFSRVDLDALLEGFDWLHMSGITPALSPSCRTLTLDCLRAARAKGMTISFDGNFRSALWSWEEARDFCTQCLPYVDVLLGIEPYHLWRDADDPGKGDWKDGLPLQPSYEQQDEIFQVFLERYPNLQCIARHVRYVHSGSENSLMAYMWYQGHTFASKLFTFHILDRVGGGDAFASGLIYAMMCGYRPMDIVNFAVASSVIKHTIHGDGNITDDVESIRNLMNMNCDIKR
- the uxaC gene encoding glucuronate isomerase, coding for MKAFMDKDFLLETDTAKHLFHHYAEQMPLVDYHCHISPREIYENRRFNDLVEVWLGGKQPDGSYFGDHYKWRVMRSNGVSEDYVTGDKPPVERLKKFAEALELAIGNPMYHWCNLELRKFFGYEGYLSPETVDEVWAVTSDQLQNDPRLTVRGLIEQSNVAFIGTTDDPVDPLEWHEKIAADPTIRFQVCPSYRPDKAINITKPGFADYMAKLAQSVGRKSLDSVADVCDALVERLEFFKTLGCRASDHGLDYVPFRPATMAEADAAYRKAMAGEPLSLAEAEGYQTVILLCLGRAYHRLGIVMQLHYSCLRNANRRMFTALGPDTGFDMIAQNTCGGNIASLLSALDMDGQCPKTILYSLNPADNEQLDSMLGCFQSDEIPGKIQHGSAWWFNDTKSGMEEQMASLANLGLLGNFVGMLTDSRSFLSYARHDYFRRILCNLIGRWVENGEYPNDEKALKKIVEGVCYTNAARYFDL
- a CDS encoding MFS transporter: MTQTSETQREGRLLRNVLFTFFVSGAASQPLGSFIPFLRDTYGFSYDLSGVLLSCQSIGNLLAVLAAGFLPVYLGRRRSILTTAVWMAAGYLIFASGMGTPVLLILACLMTGIARGGNSNFANTMISTLPGDKATRGYNLLHGCFAVGALLSPLLLIFCAGRWPGLGWRIMAGLLCLLCISQLVVYARMPLPPEYAKKSITSVDLRFFKVKQFWLGAAMLFFYISTEYAIVGWLVTYFQDIGVLDPNQSQMMNSLLWLVIFLGRMVGAVITGKLSRSKLLLLDGVGLFSFFLVMFFSRTPAPIILGLVGVGFFMATIYPTAFAFGSDCIRGNDLGCSVMIFTGSAGGILTPAMVGFVAEWAGIRAGMGLIVVFAALLLFSILLSVFSVRTAQALPEKGE
- a CDS encoding tagaturonate reductase, which codes for METLSYKTLEAQGYSGYLLRDAPEKVLQFGEGNFLRAFVDYWFDVSNEKAGWNGKCVLVQPIPQGLASPINRQEGLYTLYLRGRHNGKKVDRKRVISSVSRCLNPYEAEDYAAMMALAVSDDLEYVVSNTPEAGIVYAPACKPDDAPPASFPAKLTQVLYARWKAGRPGLVILSCELIDNNGRELLRCVNRYIDQWALEPEFRTWVMGECTFCSTLVDRIVPGRVKDPIEAAAMEAANGYRDDLIDVGEIFGVWNIEGPAWLEEKLPFKRAGLNCPVVPDVTPYKKRKVRILNGAHTGFVLGAYLAGFDIVRDCMGDDTVRGFMNRMLHEEVIPTLPLDRQDLEAFASAVQDRFNNPFVDHELMSISLNSTSKWRARNLPSLLEYVEQTGALPACLAMSFAAYVAFYSNDVQRLTDAGLVCRRPKGDEYTCSDDRWVLEFYWAHRGDRPEDLIHAVMTNERMWGQNLTAVPGFEAAAVADLKLIREQGALAAYAACL
- a CDS encoding UxaA family hydrolase, with translation MNLIRIHPLDNVAVALEDIPAGETVTAGGSTVTARQAIPRGHKLALAAVPAGARIIKYGCTIGLAKADIAPGDWVHVHNVRTGLSEDGVYAYHPRVGALPPVPPRTFQGYRRPDGRAAIRNELWVLPTVGCVNAIAQALVRENQHLTGGTVEGLYAFPHPFGCSQMGEDHAQTRKLLAALARHPNAGGVLVLGLGCENLTMEQFQAELGPHDKNRVRFLVCQDVEDELAAGAALLKELADYAGTFRREPISASELVVGLKCGGSDGLSGITANPAVGRFSDRLIALGGSTVLTEVPEMFGAESILFDRCKDEAVFDKAVQMVEAFKRYFIRHGQVVYENPSPGNKAGGITTLEDKSCGCVQKGGSARIVDVLGYGEAVTRRGLNLLSGPGNDLVSTTALTAAGAHLILFTTGRGTPFGAPAPTVKISSNTALFQKKGSWIDFNAGTVAEGETLDAVGDRLLDLVLEAASGSPTKTELHGAREIAIFKDGVVL